The Oryzias latipes chromosome 1, ASM223467v1 genome contains a region encoding:
- the LOC101155983 gene encoding neuropathy target esterase isoform X5 has translation MGQSTSEQGVQDGTTPDGLDNLETFVEEELQTSMMVGMVIGAGIAIVLIAIFIFFILRRIQLRNLEAQEAPKYRFRKRDKVMFYGRKIMRKVSQSTSSLVGTSSSSRPRLKKKQKMINIAKKILRFKKEVPILQAKEPPPSVLEADLTEFDVANSHLPSEVLYMLKNVRVLGHFEKPLFLELCKHMVFLQFQQGEYVFRPGQPDSSIYVVQEGKLELCLTGADGKESVVKEVYAGDSVHSLLSILDVITSHQKPYRTVSARAAEVTTVLRLPVEAFLSIFEKYPESLVRVVQIIMVRLQRVTVLALHNYLGLTNELFSHEMQPSRAPPQSPHPTRTSPIRHGKRFGSLTVPEEQREAAVKAETAGDHSKDGSGPTLSRTISMPVDIAGIQKSVRSDFDMAFERGRISVSAEDGNTPPTFTRSVSQDQREKRVTVEEVPSGIYLYPEEDPAGNVFPPVSARSSPALFEEAQKEVLKLMRIEDPALLKGKVSLHHAKAGAVLARQGDQDVSLHFVLSGCLHVYQRMIDKQEAVCLFVTLPGEMVGQLAVLTGEPLIFTIKAVRDCTFLKISKSDFYEIMREQPSVVLSVAHTVAIRMSAFVRQMDFAIDWMAVEAGRALYRQDDPSDCTYIVLNGRLRSVIRKANGKKELVGEYGRGDLIGVVEALTRQPRATTVHAVRDTELVKLPEGTLNNIKRRYPQVVTRLIHLLGQKILGNLQQGRGPFSGPALGLPGVASSADVTNPASNLSTVAVLPVCDDVPINAFNLELSHALSAIGPTLLLTSDIIRERLGASALDSIHEYRLSGWLAQQEDINRIVLYQTDSSMTPWTQRCIRQADCILIVGLGDQEPSLGELEQMLENTAVRALKQLILLHREDGPGPSRTVEWLNMRSWCSGHLHLKCPRRVFSRRSPSKLRDVYEKVFEKTADRHSDFSRLARVLTGNSIALVLGGGGARGCSHVGVIKAMEEAGIPIDIVGGTSIGSFIGALYAEERSAVRTKQRAREWSKAMNSVFKTVLDLTYPITSMFSGSAFNTSIYKVFQDKQIEDLWLPYFNITTDITASSMRVHQDDLDSTKFQLQCLPPETRPIQTLCLGDLCSSSSELTGCSVGSADPSPGCEEFLQETSCTCLHVGTCLNKGSPPPCSRVSITPLDLFLPSLKPFHGLSFSLVCTVTICPP, from the exons ATGGGACAGAGCACCTCAGAACAAGGGGTCCAAGACGGCACCACACCA GACGGCTTGGATAACCTGGAGACATTTGTGGAGGAGGAGCTACAGACGAGCATG ATGGTGGGCATGGTGATTGGCGCGGGCATCGCTATCGTCCTCATCGccatctttattttcttcatattgAGGAGGATACAGCTCAGAA ACCTGGAGGCTCAAGAAGCGCCCAAATATCGCTTTCGTAAGCGAGATAAAGTCATGTTCTATGGGCGGAAGATAATGCGTAAG GTGTCCCAGTCTACCTCGTCCCTGGTGGGAACGTCCTCGTCATCTCGACCGCGCCtgaagaaaaagcagaagatGATCAACATTGCCAAAAA GATCCTTCGCTTTAAGAAGGAAGTTCCCATCCTTCAGGCCAAGGAGCCCCCTCCCTCGGTGCTGGAGGCAGACCTGACTGAGTTCGATGTGGCCAACTCCCATCTACCGTCCGAGGTGCTCTACATGCTGAAAAATGTCCG AGTATTGGGTCACTTTGAAAAGCCCCTCTTCCTGGAGCTCTGCAAACACATGGTCTTTCTGCAGTTCCAGCAGGGGGAGTACGTCTTCAGGCCGGGCCAGCCCGACAGCAGCATCTATGTGGTCCAGGAGGGGAAGCTAGAACTGTGCCTTACTGGAGCG GATGGCAAGGAAAGTGTGGTGAAAGAGGTTTATGCAGGGGACAGTGTCCACAGCCTCCTCAGCATCCTGGATGTCATCACA AGCCACCAGAAGCCTTACAGAACAGTGTCAGCGCGGGCTGCAGAGGTGACCACTGTTCTACGTCTACCTGTAGAAGCCTTCCTGTCTATATTTGAGAAGTATCCTGAGAGCCTGGTGAGAGTGGTTCAG ATCATCATGGTTCGCCTCCAGAGAGTCACTGTCCTGGCCCTGCACAACTATCTGGGGCTGACCAATGAGCTCTTCAGTCAT GAAATGCAGCCTTCGCGTGCACCCCCACAATCCCCCCATCCCACACGGACCAGTCCCATCCGCCACGGGAAGCGCTTTGGCAGTTTGACGGTGCCTGAGGAGCAGCGGGAGGCTGCCGTTAAGGCGGAAACTGCCG GAGATCATAGCAAGGACGGATCGGGACCAACGCTGAGCCGGACCATCTCCATGCCAGTGGACATAGCTG GTATTCAGAAAAGTGTGCGATCAGACTTTGACATGGCTTTTGAGAGAGGAAGGATATCTGTCTCTGCAGAGGACGGTAATACTCCTCCCACCTTTACTCGA TCCGTCTCCCAGGACCAGCGGGAGAAGAGGGTCACCGTAGAAGAAGTCCCGTCTGGGATCTACCTGTATCCTGAGGAAGACCCGGCAGGAAACGTTTTCCCGCCCGTCTCTGCCCGTTCCAGTCCTGCTCTGTTTGAGGAAGCTCAGAAGGAGGTTCTGAAACTCATGAGGATCGAG GACCCAGCTTTGTTAAAGGGGAAAGTGAGTCTGCATCATGCAAAAGCTGGAGCTGTTTTAGCAAGACAGGGAGACCAG GACGTGAGTCTGCACTTTGTCTTGTCTGGTTGTCTGCACGTCTACCAGCGGATGATCGACAAACAGGAGGCCGTCTGCTTGTTTGTGACGCTCCCAGGAGAGATGGTAGGCCAGCTCGCCGTGCTGACCGGAGAGCCGCTCATCTTTACCATTAAGGCTGTCCGAGACTGTACTTTCCTGAAGATCTCAAAGTCCGATTTCTATGA gATCATGAGGGAACAGCCCAGCGTGGTTCTGAGCGTGGCCCACACCGTGGCCATCCGCATGTCGGCCTTCGTCCGGCAGATGGACTTTGCCATCGACTGGATGGCGGTTGAAGCGGGCAGAGCTCTCTACAG ACAGGATGACCCGTCAGACTGCACCTACATTGTCCTGAATGGACGTTTACGCTCCGTCATCCGAAAGGCAAACGGCAAAAAAGAGCTGGTTGGTGAATATGGAAGAGGAGACCTGATTGGTGTG GTGGAGGCGCTGACCCGGCAGCCCAGAGCCACCACCGTCCACGCCGTGAGGGACACAGAGCTGGTCAAACTGCCGGAGGGAACCCTGAACAACATCAAGAGGCGCTATCCTCAG GTGGTGACCAGGTTGATCCACTTGCTTGGCCAGAAGATTTTGGGGAACCTGCAGCAGGGCCGTGGGCCGTTCTCAG GTCCGGCTCTCGGCCTACCCGGCGTGGCATCAAGTGCAGATGTCACCAACCCCGCCAGCAACCTGTCCACCGTGGCGGTGCTGCCTGTGTGTGACGACGTTCCCATCAATGCCTTCAACCTGGAGCTCAGCCATGCGCTCAGCGCCATAG GGCCCACTCTGCTGTTAACCAGTGACATCATCAGAGAGCGCCTGGGAGCTTCTGCGTTGGACAG TATTCATGAGTACCGTCTGTCTGGCTGGCTGGCCCAGCAGGAGGACATCAACCGGATCGTCCTGTACCAGACGGACAGCAGCATGACCCCGTGGACTCAGCGCTGCATCCGGCAGGCCGACTGCATTCTCATCGTGGGGCTGGGGGACCAGGAACCCTCTCTGGGAGAA CTGGAGCAGATGCTGGAGAACACGGCGGTGCGGGCGCTGAAGCAGCTGATCCTTCTGCACAGAGAGGATGGACCCGGCCCATCCAGGACGGTGGAGTGGCTTAACATGCGCAGCTGGTGCTCCGGACACCTGCACCTTAAATGTCCTCGCCGGGTCTTTTCCAGACGGAGTCCCAGCAAACTG AGGGACGTCTACGAGAAGGTGTTTGAGAAGACCGCAGACAGACACAGCGATTTCTCTCGGCTGGCCCGAGTCCTGACCGGAAACAGCATTGCTCTggtcctgggcgggggcggggcCAG AGGCTGCTCACACGTGGGGGTGATAAAGGCCATGGAGGAGGCGGGGATTCCTATCGACATCGTGGGCGGGACGTCCATCGGCTCTTTCATCGGCGCTCTGTATGCCGAGGAGAGGAGTGCGGTCCGGACCAAACAAAGAGCCAGGGAGTGGTCAAAG GCCATGAACTCTGTCTTTAAAACCGTGCTGGACCTTACCTACCCCATCACGTCCATGTTCTCCGGCTCGGCCTTTAACACCAGCATCTATAAAGTGTTCCAGGACAAGCAGATAGAG GACCTGTGGCTTCCGTACTTCAACATAACCACGGacatcacagcctcatccatGCGCGTTCATCAGGACG ATCTTGACTCTACCAAGTTTCAGCTGCAGTGCCTTCCTCCAGAAACTCGACCAATCCAGACGCTCTGCCTTGGAGATCTTTGCAGTTCTTCTTCTGAACTGACAGGATGTAGTGTGGGATCAGCTGATCCTAGTCCTGGATGTGAAGAGTTCTTGCAGGAAACCAGTTGCACGTGTTTGCATGTTGGCACATGTTTGAACAAaggctccccccccccctgcagtcGTGTTTCCATCACTCCTCTAGATCTCTTTCTGCCTTCACTAAAGCCCTTCCATGGCCTTTCCTTCTCACTGGTCTGTACCGTCACTATTTGTCCTCCCTGA